One stretch of Sporocytophaga myxococcoides DSM 11118 DNA includes these proteins:
- a CDS encoding flippase, which yields MKFSKDSYWIQSGIYTTLQKFAIIFFNFGGFYFLVRTYSKTEFGIYALFTTIFYLIETARAGLIRNSQVKFLASEPEAEHPFINTASLVMNVVFTLATSVIIAAIASYLTDLWKAPNLDVMLYYSLLTSFALIPSTQFEFIQHARGDFKGVFIATLARYGTIFLFILISYLLDFQYSLVTLVNVQTIAALIGSLVSYLAVRKGLEFSASLSKEWFNKIFHYGKYTFGTNVSAMVNKNIDQAMLGSMISTASVATYTAALRISTLIEAPTLSVATIVFPQSAKRMQSEGPSAVKYLYEKSVGILIAIMLPAMIFVLVFPKFIIQVIAGDNYLDTVPILQVTIIYSFFVPYARQFGTVLDSIGKPKVNFYFVIFGACLTALFNYLYISRFGLIGAVYGTLTTYAIVFTLNQIILKRLLDIKTINTFMYARNFYIDVFNIVVTKMKLGGLQINIKN from the coding sequence ATGAAATTTTCTAAAGATTCATACTGGATTCAGTCGGGTATATATACGACCCTTCAAAAGTTTGCCATCATATTTTTTAATTTTGGCGGGTTCTACTTTCTTGTAAGAACATATTCTAAAACTGAGTTCGGTATATATGCCCTTTTTACTACAATATTTTATCTGATTGAAACAGCCAGAGCCGGATTAATCAGAAATTCTCAAGTAAAGTTTTTGGCTTCAGAACCAGAAGCTGAACATCCTTTTATTAATACAGCTTCCCTTGTAATGAATGTTGTATTTACTCTGGCTACCTCAGTTATTATTGCAGCTATTGCATCTTACCTAACAGATTTATGGAAGGCACCTAACCTGGATGTAATGCTTTATTATTCATTGCTTACTTCTTTTGCTTTGATTCCTTCAACGCAATTTGAATTTATACAACATGCAAGGGGGGACTTTAAAGGTGTTTTTATCGCAACACTAGCGAGATATGGTACTATTTTCCTATTCATTTTAATAAGTTACCTCTTAGATTTTCAGTATAGTCTTGTTACTCTTGTAAACGTTCAGACAATTGCTGCTCTGATTGGGTCTCTGGTAAGTTATCTGGCAGTAAGGAAAGGGCTTGAGTTTTCTGCTTCGTTAAGTAAAGAATGGTTTAATAAAATTTTTCACTACGGTAAATATACCTTTGGCACAAACGTGAGTGCAATGGTAAATAAAAATATAGATCAGGCAATGCTTGGCTCTATGATATCTACAGCCTCTGTAGCAACATACACCGCTGCTCTGCGTATCTCAACACTCATTGAAGCTCCTACTTTATCTGTAGCAACAATTGTATTTCCACAGAGCGCCAAAAGAATGCAATCTGAAGGCCCCTCAGCTGTAAAGTATTTATATGAAAAATCAGTTGGAATCCTTATAGCAATCATGCTACCTGCAATGATATTTGTTCTTGTCTTTCCTAAATTTATTATTCAGGTGATCGCTGGAGATAATTATTTGGATACTGTGCCAATTCTGCAAGTGACAATCATATATAGCTTTTTTGTGCCTTATGCTCGTCAGTTTGGAACTGTGCTGGATTCAATAGGGAAGCCCAAAGTTAACTTCTATTTCGTAATCTTCGGAGCATGTTTGACTGCGCTGTTTAATTACTTGTATATATCCCGATTTGGCTTGATAGGAGCGGTGTATGGAACATTAACCACATATGCAATTGTATTTACCCTGAATCAAATTATATTAAAAAGATTACTGGATATCAAGACAATCAATACCTTCATGTATGCCAGGAATTTTTATATAGATGTTTTTAACATCGTAGTTACAAAGATGAAGCTTGGCGGATTACAGATAAATATAAAAAATTGA
- a CDS encoding GumC family protein: MDFKLFLKVLLKRKWLILGITILSSMATFLLVSRAPKIYVSSAQLATGFTERNDEKNENAVTITNKFNNLTEIINSPHCMSLVSYRLVLNDLRSEQPFGKVYKVKDEFNTEELTEIVKVYKAKYDSLDIIYGNDDREMNAVKVLKILGYEYPTLTDNFTVTRVPNSDYIEVKFSSTNPKLSAYAVNVLCDEVTRYYAYIKNQKSESSLNYYSKILVEKKEELDSKIDSLNKFKELHAVTNYGLETQAKLDQAARLELSREEEYKKIQALKRALALIKKELNRGGIDESEVSSGSSNSKIYDLKGKISDLNNRYVVSGMTNKILRDSLNSLRNQLENQISRSLNENTGGSISNAGIDLMEKKINTEIELEIATENLSSIESSIISLKGNLSNFATKETAISRLELAVSVAKEEYLRILDKFNAAKSTSANAGNIRQSELGLPANGPQPTNKSLLTILAGVISFTFCIVFVFVLEYLDVSVRTPSNFVNLTNFVLLGSLQKINIKKGNLLTAIDASNSNDAFRNQLRKVRFQMEQSNSKVFLFTSTQKGQGKSFSILALANTLSLNNNRILIIDSNLKGNNITRALSAKVKIENYLNLDDTNSNKDLAQCGFNLITKTDINGVDLIASKNTLASPSEFFAGRNFVEFLNMAKEKYDFILLEASDLNEYPDAYEFVIYADKVIGVISADSEIKNVDKRSFDFLSSLNGKFAGFVLNKVEPDHIIL, encoded by the coding sequence ATGGATTTTAAACTTTTTTTAAAGGTTTTATTGAAAAGAAAATGGCTGATTTTAGGTATTACCATTTTGAGTTCAATGGCAACATTTTTACTTGTATCAAGAGCTCCTAAAATTTACGTTTCATCAGCTCAGCTGGCCACCGGGTTTACAGAAAGAAATGATGAGAAAAATGAGAATGCGGTTACTATTACCAATAAATTCAATAACCTTACTGAAATAATAAACTCTCCACATTGTATGAGTCTTGTGTCGTACAGGCTTGTATTAAATGACCTGCGTTCTGAACAACCATTCGGAAAGGTTTATAAAGTAAAGGATGAATTTAATACTGAAGAGTTAACAGAAATTGTAAAGGTTTACAAAGCAAAGTATGATTCTCTTGATATCATTTATGGTAATGATGACCGCGAGATGAATGCAGTTAAAGTATTGAAAATCCTTGGATACGAGTATCCGACACTTACGGATAACTTTACTGTTACTAGGGTTCCTAACAGCGACTATATTGAAGTGAAATTCTCTTCAACCAATCCTAAATTATCTGCTTATGCTGTAAACGTGTTATGTGATGAAGTTACAAGATATTACGCATACATAAAAAATCAGAAAAGTGAGTCATCATTAAATTACTATTCTAAAATTCTAGTAGAAAAGAAAGAAGAGTTGGATAGTAAAATTGATTCTTTGAATAAATTCAAAGAGCTGCATGCTGTTACCAACTATGGTTTGGAAACTCAGGCGAAACTTGATCAGGCAGCACGATTGGAATTAAGCAGGGAAGAGGAATACAAAAAAATACAAGCATTAAAGAGAGCTCTTGCATTAATTAAAAAGGAACTGAACAGAGGTGGTATAGATGAATCTGAAGTGTCAAGTGGTAGCTCCAATTCAAAAATTTATGATTTGAAAGGTAAAATTTCGGACCTCAATAATAGATATGTAGTGTCCGGTATGACTAACAAAATACTTAGAGACTCCCTTAATTCTCTAAGAAATCAGTTGGAGAATCAGATATCAAGATCTCTTAATGAGAATACAGGTGGCAGTATCAGCAATGCTGGAATAGATCTGATGGAGAAAAAGATCAATACTGAAATTGAACTAGAGATAGCTACTGAAAATCTTAGTTCTATTGAAAGTTCGATTATAAGTTTGAAGGGAAATCTTTCAAATTTTGCGACTAAGGAAACAGCGATATCCAGGCTTGAATTGGCTGTGTCTGTTGCGAAAGAAGAGTATCTGAGAATTCTGGATAAATTTAATGCAGCTAAAAGTACTTCGGCCAATGCGGGTAATATTCGTCAATCAGAGCTAGGACTTCCGGCAAATGGTCCGCAACCAACTAATAAGTCACTGCTCACAATACTCGCGGGTGTGATAAGCTTTACATTCTGCATTGTGTTTGTATTTGTGCTTGAATATCTGGATGTGAGTGTAAGGACTCCTTCAAATTTTGTAAATCTTACAAACTTTGTTCTTTTGGGCAGCCTTCAGAAAATTAACATCAAAAAGGGAAACCTTTTAACAGCTATAGATGCTAGTAATTCCAATGATGCATTCAGAAACCAATTAAGAAAAGTGCGCTTCCAGATGGAGCAATCGAATTCAAAAGTTTTCCTCTTTACCAGTACACAAAAAGGACAGGGGAAATCATTTTCTATACTAGCACTGGCAAATACTTTAAGTCTTAACAACAATAGAATTCTGATTATTGACAGCAATCTGAAAGGTAATAATATTACAAGAGCTCTTTCTGCTAAAGTTAAAATTGAGAATTATTTAAATCTGGATGATACCAATAGTAATAAAGATTTGGCTCAGTGTGGATTTAATCTTATTACTAAAACGGATATAAATGGAGTTGATCTGATTGCATCAAAAAATACATTAGCATCACCTTCGGAATTTTTTGCTGGCAGAAACTTTGTTGAATTTCTGAATATGGCTAAAGAGAAGTATGATTTCATACTGCTTGAAGCATCAGATCTTAATGAATATCCGGATGCATATGAGTTCGTAATTTACGCCGATAAGGTAATCGGTGTGATATCAGCAGACTCTGAAATTAAAAATGTAGATAAAAGATCCTTCGATTTCCTTTCAAGTTTGAATGGAAAATTTGCGGGATTTGTACTTAATAAGGTTGAACCGGATCATATTATTTTATAA
- a CDS encoding glycosyltransferase family 2 protein, with translation MNIFEVLFWLGIFTIFYSYIGYGILLFALVKIKRIFNPVTSTSDPDFEPEVSFIVPSYNEAGIIEDKIRNCLSFDYPTEKLNVIFITDGSNDGTPEIASRYKGVTVLHEAKRGGKSAAENRSMKFVNTPIVIFSDANTILPANAIREIVKHYADPAVGAVSGEKRILKKEKDSASGAGEGIYWKYESFLKRMDSELLTIVGAAGELFSFRKELFSDLEEDTILDDFMVSMRIASQGYRVIYEPKAYAMETASESVTEELKRKIRISAGAWQSMVRLSYVLNPFKHFTLTFQYISHRVLRWTLAPLFLLMLIPLNFLLINNSPLYEVILAGQLSFYALALLGWYLENKQIRIKALFVPYYFFIMNYAVYLGLFRYLKGKQSAVWEKAKRA, from the coding sequence ATGAATATTTTTGAAGTACTATTCTGGCTAGGAATTTTCACAATTTTTTATTCTTATATAGGGTATGGCATTTTGTTATTTGCACTGGTTAAAATCAAACGTATTTTCAATCCTGTTACCTCTACTTCAGATCCTGATTTTGAACCTGAAGTTTCCTTTATAGTCCCATCATACAATGAAGCTGGCATAATTGAAGACAAAATCAGAAACTGTCTTTCTTTTGATTATCCTACAGAAAAACTAAACGTAATTTTTATTACAGACGGATCTAATGATGGAACTCCAGAAATTGCTTCGCGATATAAAGGAGTAACTGTACTTCATGAAGCCAAAAGAGGTGGTAAATCTGCAGCGGAAAATCGATCAATGAAATTTGTGAATACTCCTATTGTCATCTTTTCTGATGCTAATACCATATTACCCGCCAATGCTATCAGGGAAATCGTTAAGCATTATGCTGACCCTGCTGTTGGAGCTGTATCAGGTGAAAAAAGAATTTTAAAGAAAGAAAAGGATTCGGCATCTGGCGCAGGTGAAGGAATCTATTGGAAATATGAGTCTTTTTTAAAACGTATGGATTCCGAACTGCTAACAATAGTAGGTGCGGCAGGAGAATTATTCTCTTTTAGAAAAGAATTATTTTCAGACCTGGAAGAAGATACCATTCTGGATGACTTTATGGTATCAATGAGAATTGCTTCACAGGGGTATAGAGTTATATATGAACCTAAAGCTTATGCTATGGAAACAGCTTCTGAAAGTGTTACTGAAGAACTTAAACGTAAAATAAGAATCAGTGCTGGAGCCTGGCAGTCGATGGTGCGTCTTAGTTATGTATTAAATCCATTCAAACATTTTACCCTTACATTTCAATATATCTCTCATAGGGTTTTAAGATGGACGCTTGCCCCTTTATTTTTACTTATGCTGATTCCTCTCAATTTTCTTTTAATCAATAATTCCCCCTTGTATGAGGTTATACTTGCCGGGCAATTATCCTTTTATGCATTGGCTCTTCTAGGTTGGTATTTAGAAAATAAACAAATCAGAATAAAGGCATTATTTGTTCCTTACTATTTCTTTATCATGAATTATGCTGTTTATCTAGGCTTATTTAGGTACCTGAAAGGAAAACAATCAGCAGTTTGGGAAAAAGCAAAAAGAGCTTAA
- a CDS encoding glycosyltransferase: protein MVLFNAFLGVVFIYVSISVFYAFIFALAGRLVKTKSTPYSTSFKKFAVFIPSYKEDEVILNTAKEALKQTYPAECFDVIVIADSLKPASIELLKAMPVKLVEVSFDQSTKAKSINEAFNVLPEIYDYVLILDADNIMAPDFIDKLNSRLVYTGVKAIQGHRVAKNLNTKFAILDAISEEINNHVYRKGHRVLGLSSGLIGSGMAFDYRYYKSLMKTNNAIGGFDKESELKILRDGLEIDYVEDAYVYDEKVENSEVFKNQRRRWISAQLHYFRKYFLSGFYHLVTRGNYDFFDKAFQQFLLPRMLLLGFVFLMAFISICLKGLFTFDLFPGVYFWVAIALVKCSSVFLSIPNKYYNKQTLNAALELPKVLILMFLTLFKLKGANKKFIHTPHSGNIIINAEEEVESEIK from the coding sequence ATGGTACTTTTCAATGCTTTTCTGGGAGTAGTATTTATTTATGTATCAATTTCGGTTTTCTATGCTTTTATTTTTGCTTTGGCAGGAAGGCTAGTTAAAACGAAGAGCACCCCATATTCAACAAGTTTTAAAAAATTTGCTGTATTTATACCATCTTATAAAGAAGATGAAGTGATTTTGAATACTGCAAAGGAGGCGTTAAAGCAGACATATCCGGCTGAATGTTTTGATGTTATAGTTATTGCAGATTCTTTAAAGCCAGCGAGTATAGAATTACTGAAAGCAATGCCAGTAAAATTGGTGGAAGTTAGTTTTGATCAAAGTACTAAAGCTAAATCCATTAATGAAGCATTTAATGTCCTGCCGGAAATATATGACTACGTGTTGATTCTTGATGCAGATAATATAATGGCTCCGGATTTTATCGATAAGCTAAATTCAAGACTTGTCTATACCGGTGTAAAAGCTATACAGGGGCACAGAGTTGCGAAGAATCTTAATACTAAATTTGCTATACTAGATGCTATCAGTGAAGAAATAAATAATCATGTTTACCGGAAAGGACATAGAGTACTGGGCTTATCTTCCGGACTGATAGGGTCAGGAATGGCATTTGACTACAGGTATTACAAATCTTTAATGAAGACCAATAATGCTATTGGTGGTTTTGATAAAGAGTCTGAGTTAAAAATACTAAGAGACGGATTGGAAATTGATTATGTAGAAGACGCATATGTCTACGACGAAAAAGTAGAGAATTCAGAGGTTTTTAAAAATCAAAGAAGGAGATGGATTTCAGCTCAGCTTCATTATTTTAGAAAATATTTTTTATCGGGTTTTTACCACCTTGTGACAAGAGGTAATTATGATTTTTTTGACAAAGCATTTCAGCAATTTTTATTGCCAAGAATGTTATTGCTGGGTTTTGTATTCTTAATGGCCTTTATTTCAATCTGTTTAAAAGGTCTATTTACATTTGATTTGTTTCCCGGAGTTTATTTTTGGGTTGCCATTGCATTGGTTAAGTGCAGTAGCGTGTTTTTGTCTATTCCCAATAAGTATTATAATAAACAAACTCTCAATGCCGCATTAGAACTTCCAAAGGTTTTGATTTTGATGTTTCTGACTTTATTTAAGCTGAAAGGCGCTAATAAGAAATTTATTCATACTCCTCATTCAGGAAATATTATCATCAACGCTGAAGAAGAAGTCGAGTCAGAGATAAAATAA
- a CDS encoding Ig-like domain-containing protein: protein MRNPLPERRLPFFNITFIFFLSFIIPLASFSQNHKKIGTVNSFINLISKQKRSGISEKIILTTDSSYTGFFHYTSSVEQRNKAIGTLKNFPTSNFFFVIENEKLEGKTIIPEIEKAYEYYSDQLGDVYVKEVAIDKVVCINYSEPVNSQINTNSSSTISAPALSLQSLPGAQGVILLDFDGQYVSGTYWNGGNPIDALPSVLSESEMIEVWKLVSEDYRPFKINITTSESVYQAAPADKRMRCIFTPTTTASPGSGGIAYIGSFSWGTDTPCWVFNDGIKGAGEAASHEIAHTLGLSHDGRISAQEEYFSGTEEWAPIMGVGYYSKVVQWSKGEYADASNQQDDIAIISSGVANLGFREDEAGATSGSSKQLMYTDAGDVYAGQNSGVVTSAADEDIYYFTTSGGPTNLLINPSSSNPNLDIYASITDGEGKIIAYSSPLDSLSSKLSINLNAGTYYLHIKGSGKINPTSISYSEYGSVGEYFISGTINFTPTINKAPSVSLLLPVNGSIYLAPSIELTADAIDTDGKVMKVEFYNGKTKIGEDTIAPFSFTWKTAIAGVSKLTAKATDNKGTYTISPEITITIKNPIATIYQHCSFQLTGYAIGLDTGQYTTERLSSLGIKDKDISAVKIAAGYEITLYQKNNFSGASISLRVNDNCLYDNKLNDSISSLIIREIPNIPPSIVITSPKTGTVITEGADLTITAEATDSDGQVTVVNFYKEKEKLYASTTAPYTYTISKIAAGTYNFKAVATDNKGASVSSEVIIIKVVSPELPVGINGPSCIATGISYTYTFKNDLPTTNISWWSTSDVKITRDGSDYKKVYVNFSQYNYPSVSLYAGVSYTTAPFYKEYSKLILLGNCSDNKRTAVNSAPHPFISTTNISVDNGDNILSIKICDLQGKEVYSSGPLNSEAIEIGENLSQGLYILHITTLKGSYTRTILKN, encoded by the coding sequence ATGAGAAATCCGCTACCTGAGAGAAGGCTACCCTTCTTTAATATCACGTTTATATTTTTTTTATCATTCATCATACCTCTTGCTTCCTTTTCACAAAACCATAAGAAAATAGGTACTGTCAACTCTTTCATAAATTTAATAAGCAAGCAGAAAAGATCTGGGATATCTGAAAAAATAATCCTTACTACTGATTCATCTTATACAGGATTTTTCCATTACACATCATCAGTGGAACAAAGAAATAAGGCTATTGGTACACTCAAAAATTTTCCAACATCTAATTTCTTTTTCGTTATTGAAAATGAAAAGCTTGAAGGAAAAACCATTATTCCTGAAATTGAAAAAGCTTATGAATACTATTCTGATCAATTGGGTGATGTTTATGTAAAAGAAGTGGCAATAGATAAAGTGGTATGCATAAACTATAGTGAGCCTGTCAATTCTCAGATTAACACAAATAGCTCATCTACCATTTCAGCTCCAGCACTCAGCTTACAAAGTTTACCTGGTGCTCAAGGAGTTATACTACTTGACTTTGACGGCCAATATGTCTCAGGAACATACTGGAATGGAGGAAATCCTATTGATGCACTTCCTTCTGTTTTATCCGAAAGTGAAATGATAGAAGTCTGGAAACTAGTAAGTGAAGATTACAGACCTTTTAAAATTAATATAACTACCAGTGAAAGTGTTTATCAGGCTGCACCTGCAGACAAAAGAATGAGATGCATTTTTACTCCTACCACTACAGCCTCCCCAGGTTCGGGTGGCATTGCATATATTGGTTCTTTCAGCTGGGGTACAGATACTCCTTGCTGGGTATTTAATGATGGAATTAAAGGTGCCGGAGAAGCAGCTTCTCATGAAATCGCCCATACTCTGGGCCTCAGCCATGACGGAAGAATATCAGCACAAGAAGAATACTTTTCAGGTACGGAAGAATGGGCGCCTATAATGGGAGTAGGATATTACTCCAAAGTAGTGCAATGGAGTAAAGGTGAATATGCTGACGCTAGTAACCAGCAAGACGATATTGCTATTATATCTTCCGGCGTAGCCAATCTGGGATTCAGAGAAGACGAAGCAGGTGCGACTTCAGGTTCATCCAAACAACTCATGTACACAGATGCAGGAGATGTATATGCCGGTCAAAATTCCGGAGTTGTTACTAGTGCTGCAGATGAAGATATATATTATTTTACAACATCTGGTGGTCCAACCAATTTGCTTATCAATCCTTCCTCATCTAATCCTAATCTTGATATATATGCAAGTATTACTGATGGAGAAGGAAAGATCATTGCATACTCATCTCCCTTAGATAGCCTTTCTTCAAAACTAAGTATTAACCTCAATGCAGGAACTTACTACCTTCATATTAAAGGATCAGGGAAAATTAATCCTACATCGATAAGTTATTCTGAGTATGGCTCAGTCGGAGAATATTTTATTTCAGGCACTATAAATTTCACCCCTACTATCAATAAGGCTCCTTCCGTATCTTTACTTCTACCGGTTAATGGAAGCATATATCTAGCCCCATCAATTGAATTAACTGCTGATGCAATTGACACTGACGGCAAAGTGATGAAAGTTGAATTTTATAATGGAAAAACCAAGATTGGAGAAGATACAATTGCCCCCTTCTCTTTTACCTGGAAAACTGCTATTGCAGGAGTAAGCAAGCTAACCGCCAAAGCTACTGACAACAAAGGAACTTACACCATCTCACCTGAGATCACCATTACAATAAAAAATCCTATCGCTACAATCTATCAACATTGCAGCTTTCAGTTAACTGGCTATGCAATTGGTCTGGATACAGGTCAATACACAACAGAAAGGTTATCATCATTAGGTATTAAAGATAAGGATATCTCAGCGGTTAAGATTGCTGCCGGATATGAAATTACACTTTATCAAAAAAACAACTTCAGCGGAGCATCTATTTCACTAAGAGTAAACGATAATTGTTTGTATGACAACAAACTAAATGACTCCATTTCATCATTAATAATCAGAGAGATTCCCAATATTCCTCCCTCCATTGTTATCACTTCTCCAAAAACAGGGACAGTTATTACAGAAGGAGCAGATCTTACTATAACTGCAGAGGCTACCGATTCTGACGGACAAGTAACTGTTGTAAACTTCTACAAAGAAAAGGAAAAACTATACGCTTCTACAACTGCTCCATACACTTACACGATATCTAAAATCGCTGCCGGAACTTACAATTTTAAGGCTGTAGCGACAGATAATAAGGGTGCGTCCGTATCTTCAGAAGTGATTATAATTAAGGTTGTATCTCCTGAATTACCAGTTGGTATTAATGGTCCTTCATGCATAGCAACAGGCATTTCGTACACCTATACCTTTAAGAATGATTTGCCAACCACCAATATCTCCTGGTGGTCAACTAGTGACGTGAAAATAACTCGTGATGGCTCCGATTATAAAAAAGTATATGTCAATTTTAGCCAGTACAATTACCCTTCCGTTTCATTGTATGCAGGAGTGAGCTATACAACAGCTCCTTTCTATAAAGAATATTCCAAATTGATTCTTTTAGGAAACTGCTCTGACAACAAGAGAACAGCTGTAAATTCAGCTCCTCACCCATTCATATCTACAACAAATATATCAGTAGATAATGGAGACAACATTTTATCTATAAAAATATGCGATCTTCAAGGAAAGGAAGTTTATTCTTCTGGCCCATTAAATTCTGAAGCTATAGAGATAGGAGAAAATCTAAGTCAGGGTTTATATATTCTTCACATCACAACTCTCAAAGGAAGTTACACCAGAACTATTCTTAAAAACTAA
- the fabF gene encoding beta-ketoacyl-ACP synthase II, with the protein MKRVVITGIGALTPIGNTAEEFWKSLIEGKSGAAPITKFDAQNFKTKFACELKSFDPLKFIEKSEARKYDMFTQYALIAVGEAVKNANISFSELSPHRIGVIWGSADGGVITFEEQYSEYITNNRMPKFNPFFIPKRLVNIASGIISIKYGLKGINFTTTSACAASNTAMIDAFNYIRWGKADMIITGGSEAPVNQSSIGGFNALKALSTNNENYSCASRPFDVNRDGFVMGEGAGAIILEEYESAKRRNAPIIAEIVGGGMAADAYHLTGTHPDGDGAYNGIMLSLEDAGVKPSEVGYVNAHATSTPMGDMSELKAIERVFGVNSGLNISATKSMTGHLLGAAGAIEAIVCINAVRNDIVPPTINTENVDGDFGNKFDLTLSKAVSKKVNYAISNTFGFGGHIATALFKKYDN; encoded by the coding sequence ATGAAAAGAGTAGTAATTACGGGTATTGGAGCTTTAACTCCGATTGGAAACACAGCAGAAGAATTTTGGAAGTCTCTTATAGAAGGAAAAAGTGGAGCAGCCCCAATAACAAAGTTTGATGCACAAAATTTTAAAACAAAATTTGCATGCGAACTTAAAAGCTTTGATCCTCTTAAGTTTATTGAAAAAAGTGAAGCCAGAAAATATGACATGTTTACCCAATATGCATTGATTGCAGTTGGAGAAGCTGTTAAAAACGCCAATATATCATTTAGTGAACTTAGTCCTCATCGAATTGGTGTAATCTGGGGTTCTGCAGATGGTGGAGTTATTACTTTTGAAGAACAATACAGCGAGTATATTACCAATAACAGAATGCCAAAGTTTAATCCGTTTTTTATTCCAAAAAGACTGGTAAACATTGCTTCTGGAATCATTTCCATAAAATATGGATTAAAAGGGATAAACTTTACCACAACTTCTGCCTGTGCAGCTTCTAATACTGCGATGATTGATGCCTTCAATTATATTCGTTGGGGAAAAGCAGATATGATCATTACCGGTGGTTCAGAAGCTCCTGTGAACCAGAGTTCTATCGGTGGTTTTAATGCTCTTAAAGCTCTTTCAACGAACAATGAGAATTACTCTTGTGCTTCAAGACCATTTGATGTAAACCGAGATGGCTTTGTTATGGGAGAAGGGGCAGGAGCTATTATTCTTGAAGAATATGAATCTGCTAAAAGAAGAAATGCTCCAATCATAGCTGAAATAGTAGGAGGTGGAATGGCAGCTGATGCATATCATCTTACAGGAACCCATCCGGATGGTGATGGTGCTTATAATGGAATCATGCTTTCTCTGGAAGATGCAGGTGTCAAGCCTTCAGAAGTTGGATATGTAAATGCTCATGCTACTTCTACTCCGATGGGAGATATGAGTGAGCTAAAAGCGATTGAAAGGGTTTTTGGAGTTAATTCGGGATTGAATATCAGTGCAACTAAATCCATGACAGGTCACTTGCTCGGAGCAGCAGGTGCTATTGAAGCGATAGTGTGTATTAATGCAGTGAGAAATGACATTGTGCCTCCAACCATTAACACAGAAAATGTTGATGGTGATTTTGGAAATAAATTTGATCTTACGTTGAGTAAAGCTGTGAGTAAAAAAGTGAACTATGCAATAAGTAACACCTTTGGTTTCGGGGGACATATTGCAACTGCTTTGTTTAAAAAATACGACAATTAA
- a CDS encoding tRNA-binding protein, translated as MDVKEFITWADFEKIEIRTGTILTADDFPEAKNPSFKLKIDFGVLGVKKTSAQITKLYSKEELIGMQVVAVVNFPPKQIANFMSECLVLGAINDKKEVVLLQPNMKTENGQRIA; from the coding sequence ATGGATGTAAAAGAATTTATTACCTGGGCTGACTTTGAAAAAATTGAAATTCGTACAGGTACAATTTTGACCGCAGATGATTTTCCTGAAGCTAAAAATCCCTCATTCAAGTTGAAAATTGATTTTGGCGTATTAGGCGTGAAAAAAACATCCGCGCAAATAACCAAACTTTATTCCAAAGAAGAGTTAATCGGAATGCAAGTTGTGGCTGTTGTTAATTTTCCTCCAAAACAAATAGCAAATTTTATGAGCGAGTGTCTGGTATTGGGAGCAATTAATGATAAAAAAGAAGTTGTATTGCTTCAGCCAAATATGAAAACTGAAAATGGCCAAAGGATAGCATAA